A region from the Symphalangus syndactylus isolate Jambi chromosome 2, NHGRI_mSymSyn1-v2.1_pri, whole genome shotgun sequence genome encodes:
- the FBXO30 gene encoding F-box only protein 30, producing the protein MEEELQHSHCVNCVSRRCMTRPEPGISCDLIGCPLVCGAVFHFCKADEHRLLCPFERVPCLNSDFGCPFTMARNKVAEHLEMCPASVVCCTMEWNRWPVSYADRKSYENLSRDVDEVAQLDMALALQDQRMLLESLKVATMMSKATDKVSKPREQISVKSSVPEIPHTNGLVSVDEESYGALYQATVETTRSLAAALDILNTATRDIGMLNTSVPNDMDEQQNARESLEDQNLKDQDHLYEEEIGAVGGTDYNDTNQNAQSEQNGSSDLLCDLNTSSYDTSALCNGFPLENICTQVIDQNQNLHGDSKQSNLANGDCVASSDGTSKPSSSLVVAAQLREIIPSSALPNGTVQHILMPDDEDEGELCWKKVDLGDLKNVDVLSFSHAPSFTFLSNSCWSKPKEDKAVDTSDLEVAEDPMGLQGIDLITAALLFCLGDSPGGRGISDSRMADIYHVDVGTQTFSLPSAILATSTMVGEIASASACDHANPQLSNPSPFQTLGLDLVLECVARYQPKQRSMFTFVCGQLFRRKEFSSHFKNVHGDIHAGLNGWMEQRCPLAYYGCTYSQRRFCPSIQGAKIIHDRHLRSFGVQPCVSTVLVEPARNCVLGLHNDHLSSLPFEVLQHIAGFLDGFSLCQLSCVSKLMRDVCGSLLQSRGMVILQWRKRKYPEGNSSWQIKEKVWRFSTAFCSVNEWKFADILSMADHLKKCSYNVVEKREEAIPLPCMCVTRELTKEGRSLRSVLKPVL; encoded by the exons ATGGAGGAGGAGCTGCAGCATTCCCATTGTGTGAATTGTGTCAGTAGACGGTGCATGACCAGGCCAGAGCCAGGGATTTCCTGTGATTTGATTGGTTGTCCATTGGTTTGTGGTGcagttttccatttttgtaaagCTGATGAGCATCGACTTTTATGTCCATTTGAACGAGTGCCTTGCTTAAATAGTGACTTTGGATGTCCATTTACCATGGCCCGAAATAAAGTTGCTGAACATCTAGAAATGTGTCCTGCAAGTGTGGTGTGCTGTACTATGGAATGGAATCGATGGCCAGTTAGTTATGCAGACCGGAAATCATATGAAAATCTAAGCAGAGATGTCGATGAAGTGGCACAATTGGATATGGCCTTGGCTCTTCAAGACCAAAGAATGCTCTTAGAATCCCTCAAAGTAGCCACCATGATGTCAAAAGCAACTGATAAAGTATCCAAACCTAGAGAACAAATCTCAGTTAAATCAAGTGTCCCAGAAATACCACATACTAATGGTTTGGTGTCTGTTGATGAAGAATCTTATGGTGCACTTTATCAAGCTACTGTAGAAACAACCAGAAGTTTGGCTGCTGCTTTGGATATCCTGAATACTGCTACAAGAGACATTGGCATGTTAAATACAAGTGTCCCAAATGACATGGATGAACAGCAAAATGCGAGAGAAAGCTTAGAGGATCAAAACTTGAAAGACCAAGATCATCTTTATGAGGAGGAGATAGGAGCAGTAGGTGGAACTGACTACAATGACACCAATCAGAATGCCCAGTCTGAACAAAATGGTTCAAGTGATTTATTATGTGACTTGAATACAAGTTCTTATGACACTTCTGCTCTTTGTAATGGCTTTCCTTTGGAAAATATATGTACCCAGGTCATAGACCAGAATCAGAATTTACATGGTGATTCAAAACAAAGTAACTTAGCAAATGGAGACTGTGTGGCATCATCAGATGGCACTTCAAAACCTTCCAGCTCACTTGTGGTGGCAGCACAACTTAGGGAAATAATACCATCCAGTGCTTTGCCTAATGGCACAGTTCAGCATATCCTCATGccagatgatgaggatgaaggtgAATTGTGTTGGAAAAAAGTAGACTTAGGGGACTTGAAGAATGTGGATGTCTTATCTTTCAGTCATGCTCCTTCATTCacttttctttctaattcatGTTGGTCTAAACCAAAGGAAGATAAAGCAGTAGATACATCAGATTTGGAAGTTGCAGAAGATCCCATGGGCCTCCAAGGAATAGATCTGATCACAGCAGCATTGCTTTTTTGTCTAGGAGATTCTCCAGGAGGGAGGGGTATATCTGATAGCCGCATGGCTGATATTTATCACGTTGACGTTGGGACTCAGACTTTTTCACTTCCATCTGCAATATTAGCTACAAGTACAATGGTTGGGGAGATAGCTTCAGCTTCAGCTTGTGATCATGCCAATCCTCAGCTTTCAAATCCAAGTCCATTTCAGACACTTGGGCTGGATTTAGTATTGGAGTGTGTCGCTAGGTACCAACCCAAGCAGCGTTCAATGTTTACCTTTGTGTGTGGACAGTTATTTAGAAGGAAAgaattttcttcccattttaagaATGTGCATGGTGACATTCATGCTGGACTCAATGGCTGGATGGAACAGAGGTGCCCTTTAGCTTACTATGGTTGTACCTATTCTCAGCGTAGATTTTGTCCGTCAATACAAGGAGCGAAGATTATACATGACCGCCATTTGAGGTCATTTGGAGTTCAGCCATGTGTATCTACAGTATTAGTGGAGCCTGCTAGAAACTGTGTGTTGGGATTGCATAATGACCATCTAAGTAGTCTTCCTTTTGAGGTCCTGCAGCATATTGCAGGCTTTCTCGATGGCTTCAGCTTGTGCCAGCTCTCATGTGTATCCAAGTTAATGAGGGATGTGTGTGGCAGCCTGCTTCAGTCTCGTGGCATGGTCATACTGCAGTGGCGGAAAAGGAAGTATCCAGAAGGAAATTCATCATGGCAGATAAAAGAAAAG GTATGGCGATTTAGTACTGCATTTTGTTCTGTTAATGAATGGAAATTTGCTGACATCCTAAGCATGGCAGACCACTTGAAGAAATGCAGTTACAATGTTGTCGAGAAACGGGAGGAAGCAATCCCTTTGCCATGTATGTGTGTGACACGAGAACTCACTAAAGAAGGACGTTCACTACGCTCAGTTTTAAAACCTGTACTTTAA